From the genome of Hymenobacter gelipurpurascens:
CCGCCAAACGAGTGCGCCATCACCACCCATTTCTCTAGGCCTAGGTGCTGCCGCAGCTCTTCCAGATCCTGCACCATGCGGGCCATAGAGTAGTCTTTGCGTGCAGAGCTAGCAGAGCGCCCACTACCGCGCTGGTCGAAATACACCATGCGCAGCTGGTCTTCGAGTTGGTTACCGCCCAGCTTCTCAAACGAGTAGCTGCCCGCGCCGGGTCCGCCGTGCACAAACACACACGGTGTGCCCTTGCCTGAGACCTGGACAAACAGCTTAACTGAATCGGAAGTGAGCAGGGTAGTAGCACCGTTGGTGAGCGTGGCCGGCTTAGTTTGCGCTATAGATTGGCCTAGGCCAGTCAGGAACAGCAAGCAGGCGAACAGGAAACGCATCGGACGGAGTTGAAGGCTGGTCATGGGAGTGTGGAGTGGCAGTGAAGGAATGACTAGGGGCGCAACTGCATCAAACCTCCAGAAAATCACGGCTCATTTCCAGCCTAACCAAGTCGAAACGCCCCAGCAGCAGGGCGAAGTGGCGGAACGAATGGGGCCAACTGAGGGAGGGGCTACGGCCTAAATAACAAGAAAGCCCAGCCGCCCGGCATTGCTGCCGGACAACTGGGCTAGGGTCCCCACCCATACTTCTTCTCTAAATAATAGTGCTCATCCCGAGCCTGATGTTGTTGCGGTGCACCTCACAATCGGCAATGTCCAGCACGCTGTAGGCAATGAAGTTGCCCACCTGCTCGGTGGTATACAGCGTGGTTGGGTTAAGCTCCGGCGTTACTACTCCTTGGTCGAGGGCGTGCTGCACGGCGTCGCGCACGCAGTCGGCTTCCTCTTGCAGGTGGAAGTGGTCGAGGAGCATGGCGGCCGAGAGGATGGTGGCAATGGGGTTGGCAATGCCTTTGCCCTTTGCCTGCGGGTAGGAGCCGTGGATGGGCTCAAACAGCGCCGCACCATCACCCACGGAAGCCGACGGCAGCAGGCCTAGCGAGCCGGCAATAACCGACGCCTCATCCGAAATAATATCCCCAAACATGTTCTCCGTCAGGATGACATCGAACTGGCGCGGGTTCAGGATGATTTGCATGGCCGCGTTATCCACGAACAGGTAGTCGAGGGCTACGCTGGGATACTCAGGTGCAATGTCCTGCACGGTTTCGCGCCAGAGGCGGGAGGTTTCCAGCACATTGGCCTTATCCACCAGCGTGAGCTTGTGGCGGCGCGTTTCGGCGGCCTTGAAGGCGCGATGCGCAATACGCAGGATTTCGTCGCGCGAGTAGGTGCAGTTGTCATAGGCCCAGGTGCGGTCCTCGCTACGGCCTTTCTCGCCAAAGTAAATGCCGCCGGTCAGCTCCCGGAAGATCAGAATATCGGTGCCCTGAATACGCTCGGCTTTCAGCGGCGAATGTTCCAACAGTTGGTCGTAAGCCGTGATGGGGCGGATATTGGCGTACAGGCCTAGGGCCTTGCGCAGGCCTAGAAGGCCCTGCTCGGGGCGCACCTTGGCTGTGGGGTCGTTGTCGTACTTGGGGTCACCGATGGCGCCGAGCAGCACCGCATCGGCGTGGCGGCAGGCGTCGAGGGTGGCATCAGGCAGCGGGGTGCCCGTAGCATCAATAGCGCAGGCGCCCATCAGCTGGTAATCGAACTCGAACTCGTGCCCAAAGCGGCTGGAAATGGCGCGCAGCACGCGCACCGCCTCGCTACATACCTCGGGGCCAATACCGTCGCCGGGCAACACCACAATACGCTTGCTTAGAATACCCATGACCGCTGTTGTTCGTAGGCCGTGATGGCCGCCTCCTGGCTGATTAGAAAATCGATGTCGTCGTACCCATTGATCAGGCACTCTTTTTTGTATAGGTCTAGGTCGAAGTGAATGACCTCATTTCTGCCTGGTACGGTGAGCGTTTGTGCCTGCAAATCCACGGTCAAGGCGGCCTGCGGATTTTGCGCCACCACCTCAAACAGGCCTAGCAACACCTCATCCGACACCTGCAAGGGCAGCAGGCCCGTGTTGAGCGCGTTGCCCCGGAAAATATCGGCGAAGTAGCTGCTAATAACCACTCGAAACCTTGCATCATACAAGGCCCAGGCGGCGTGCTCCCGGCTGGAGCCGCACCCGAAGTTCTTGCCGGCCAGCAGAATCTGGTGGCCTACGTAACGGGCATCGTTCAGCACAAAATCGGGCTTAGGCTGCCCGTCCGCGGTGTAGCGCCAATCGGCAAAGAGGTTCTCGCCAAATCCTTCGCGGGTCGTCGCCTTCAGAAAGCGCGCCGGAATAATCTGGTCCGTATCCACATTTTCTATCGGAAGGGGCACCACGCCGGAGCGCAGCGTCTGGAATTTTTCCATGGGGTGGGGAAGGGAATTATTTACACAAGAGTGTCATGCTGAGCGCAGTCGAAGCATCTCTACCTCTGGCTAACTCTAAGTGGCCTAGGCCTCTTGCAACGAAGCAGTAGAGATGCTTCGACTGCGCTCAGCATGACGGACTAATGAGTGGTTTTTATGTTAGTTTAAATACTGTGTGATGTCAACCAGACGGCCTTCTACAGCGGTGATGGCCGCTACCAGTGGCGAGGCCAGCAGGGTGCGGGCGCCAGGGCCCTGGCGTCCTTCGAAGTTGCGGTTGGAGGTGGAGACGCAGTAAGCACCCGCCGGAATCTTGTCGTCGTTCATGGCCAGGCAGGCGCTGCAGCCGGGCTCGCGGAGCTCGAAACCTGCGTCGGCCAGCACCTTGTCGAGGCCTTCGGCAATGGCTTGCTGCTCCACTTGCTTGGAGCCGGGCACGATGATGGCCTCCACGTGGGCCGCCTTCTGCTTGCCCCGCACGTAGGCCGCCACCGTGCGCAAATCCTCAATGCGCGAGTTGGTGCAGCTCCCAATGAACACGTAGTTAATTTCCTTGCCCAACAGCGACTCGCCCGGCTGAAAGCCCATGTAGCGCAACGACTTGTCGAAGCTGGCAGCCTCGCTACCCCCATTAAGCATCGGAATGTTAGCCGAGAGCGGAATGCCCATGCCGGGGTTGGTGCCGTAGGTAATCATAGGCTGAATGGCCGAAGCATCGAACTGAAGCTCCGCCTCAAACACCGAATCCTCATCGGAGTACAGCGTTTGCCAGTGCGCCACGGCCCGGTCCCAGTTCTCGCCCTGGGGCGCAAAGCGCCGGCCTTTCAGGTATTCGAAAGTAGTAGCATCGGGGGCGATTAGGCCGCCACGGGCGCCCATCTCAATGCTCATGTTGCAAACCGTCATGCGGCCTTCCATGCTCAGGCTCCGGATGGCGCTGCCGGCGTACTCTACAAAGTAGCCAGTCGCTCCGCCGGTGCCCAACTGAGAAATGACATACAGAATCAAATCCTTGGCCGAAACACCGGGCCGCAGGTCGCCATCCAAGGTGATGCGCATGCGCTTGGGCTTATCGAGCAGCAGGCACTGCGAGGCCATTACCTGCGTTACTTGGCTGGTGCCAATACCGAAGGCAATGGTGCCAAACGCGCCGTGGGTGGAGGTGTGGCTGTCACCGCACACCATCGTTAGGCCCGGCTGCGTGATACCCAACTCCGGTCCAATGACGTGCACAATGCCTTGGTACCGGTGGCCTAGGCCATACAATTCCACGCCAAACTTGGCGCAGTTCTCTGTGAGCTTATCCACCTGAGAGCGGGACAGCGGGTCCTGAATCGGTTGGTCCTGGTGGCGTGTGGGCACGTTGTGGTCGGCGGTGGCTACAATCTGCTCCGGGCGGTGCAAGGTGAGGCTGCGGGCCGTTAGCTCGTCAAACGCCTGGGGGCTGGTTACCTCATGAATCAGATGGCGGTCGATGTAAAAAACCGTGAGGCCGCCAGCTACTTCGCGCACCACGTGCGCGTCCCAAATTTTATCAAATAAGGTTTTAGACGACATGAGAGAGGGTGGGATAATTAATCGGAACGACATGCTGCTATTACTGTTACTCCACCGTCACCAACTGCTCTTGCTCCACCATCACGTGCAAGTCGTCGTCAACCACTTCTTTCTGGCGGTCGGCCAGCACGAGGAACGAGGCGTAGGCTTTATTGAGCGCGGTGCGGTCGAAGTCGTAGCCGATTTTCTGGAGGCGGTAGGCCAGGGCAGCGCGGCCGGAGCGGGCCGTAAGCACGATGGCCGAATCGGGCATGCCCACCTCGCGCGGGTCAATGATTTCGTAGGTCTCGCGGTGCTTAATGACACCGTCCTGGTGGATGCCGCTGGAGTGCGAAAACGCGTTGGCGCCCACAATAGCCTTGTTCGGCTGCACCGGCATCGACATGAGGTGCGACACCATGGCTGAGGTTTCGGCGAGCAGTTTGGTGTTGATGCCCGTTTCGAAGTTGAGGTAGGGATGCTGGCGGAGCACCATTACGGCTTCTTCCAGAGCCGTATTGCCAGCCCGCTCGCCCACGCCATTGATGGTACATTCTACCTGCTGGGCGCCGTTGAGCACGCCCGCAATGGAGTTGGCGGTGGCCATGCCCAAATCGTTGTGGCAATGAGTAGAGAGACGCACGTGCTCAATGCCACGCACATTATCCGCGAGGTATTTGATCTTGGCGCCGTATTCACTGGGCAGGCAATAGCCAGTGGTATCTGGGATGTTCAGCACCGTAGCGCCGGCGCGGATAGCGGCCTCGCAGACTCGGGCCAGAAACTCATTGTCGGTGCGGCCCGCGTCTTCGGCGTAAAACTCCACGTCTTCCACGAAGGATTTGGCCAGCTTCACGGCCGCCACGGCGCGCTCCAAGACCTTCTCCGGGGTAGTGCAGAGTTTGTACCGGATGTGCGAATCGGAGGTGCCAATACCCGTATGAATGCGCGGATATTTTGCTGATTTCAGGGCCTCGGCGGCTCTAACAATATCGGTTTCCACCGCCCGAGAAAGGCCGCAGACCGTAGCGTAGCGTGTCTGGGCCGCAATGGCCGCCACCGCCGCAAAGTCGCCGGGACTCGATACCGGAAAGCCGGCCTCAATTACGTCCACACCTAGTAGCTCCAGCTGGCGGGCAATCAGCAGTTTCTCGTCCCGGTTCAGCTTGCAGCCCGGCACCTGTTCCCCGTCGCGCAGGGTCGTGTCGAAGATGTGGATTTTTTGAGTCGCCATGTCTCTTGGGTTCAGTCAGCGAAATGTGCTGCCCGCAAGTACATGGCCTAGGTGTGCGAATGAAAACAGTTTGTTGGCAAGCCTACTATTTCTAAAAGATGATTTATAAATTATAAATTACTGATGATGAATTGATTGTATATTAATGAAATACAATGGCCAACATCCTAAAGAACGTAGCTCCCCTCCTCAGATGAGGAGGGGCTGGGGGTGGTTGAAATGCCTAGAACGACTCTATTTAGAACAACCTATCAGCCCGTCATGCTGAGCTTGCCGAAGCATCTCTACCGGTTCGCCGCTGTTCTAGGCCAGTAGGTTAGCCAGAGGTAGAGATGCTTCGGCTCCGCTCAGCATGACAGGCGTTGTAAACAACGATTGGACAACCACCCCCAGCCCCTCCTCATCTGAGGAGGGGAGCTACGTTCTTTCAAATCGAACTACACCAGCAAACTTAGGAAATCTTGCTTGCCGTTGAGGTATTCGTAGCCGAAGCCTTCGGCGGCCATGCGTAGCTGAATGCCCTCTATGTCGTGAGGGCGCTGCACTTCTAGGCCTATAAAGACGGGGCCTTTTTCCTTGTTGTTCTTCTTGATGTACTGAAACTGGATAATGTCGTCACCTTCGTGGAGGACGTGGTTCACGAAGCGGCGGAGGGCACCGGGTTTCTGGTTGAAAGTCACCAGGAAGTAGTGCTTGCGGCCTTGGTGGCGCATGGCGCGCTCCTTGATGTCCTCCATGCGGGTGATATCGTTGTTGGAGCCACTGAGCACGCACACCACCGTTTTGCCCCGGATCTGGTCGGCGTACTGGTGCAGGGCCGAGACGCTGAGCGTGCCGGCCGGCTCCAATACAATGCCTTCCTCGTTGTACATCTTCAGCAGGTCCTCGCAGACCTGGCCTTCCGGTACCAGCGCCACCTCATCCAGCAACTCCCGGCACAGCTCAAAAGTCAGCTCGCCGGGGCACTTTACGGCGGCCCCATCCACGAAGCTCTCGATGTGCTCTAGAGGTTGGCGTAGGCCAGTCTGGATAGCGCGCTGCATGGAAGGTGCGCCCAGCGGCTGCACGCCAATGAGCTTAGTATGAGGGCTCAACTGCCGAAACACGCTGCTGACGCCTGAGGCTAGGCCACCTCCGCCAATGGGCATGAAGCAATAATCAATGGAGCCGGGCGCGTCGCGCAGAATCTCTAGGCCTACGGTGGCTTGGCCCTCCACAATGGCCAGATCATCGAAGGGGTGCACGAAGGTTCTGCCGCGCTGGTCACAGAAGTCTTTCGCGGCCTTGTAGGTATCATCGAAGGAAGCGCCAGTCAGGACAACTTCTACCTGGTCTTTCCCGAACAAGCGCACCTTGTTTACCTTCTGAGCCGGGGTTTGGGCCGGCATGAAAATATGGCCTCGTAGCCCCAGCAGCTGACAGGCGTAGGCCACTCCCTGCGCGTGGTTGCCCGCGCTGGCGCACACCACATCCTGCCCCGACTGCTCCCTGCTCAGACCAGCCATCTTGTTATATGCCCCCCGAATTTTGTAGGAACGCACCACCTGCAGATCCTCGCGCTTCAGATACACCTGCGCCCCGTAGGCGTCCGATAGGCCTAGATTGTGCTGGAGCAGCGTTTTGTAGATAACGCCGTCCAGCGTGCGCGCCGCCCGTTCCACGTTTTCCAGCCGCACCGTGGGGGCAGAGGTTAGGGTTTCTGGTTCCATAGGGGTAGTTATGAGCAGAAAAAAAGAACGTCATGTCTGGACTGCGCTAGACATGACGTTCTTGATTATTCAAATGGCTATTAGCTTAGTTCTTCCACCTTTTCGGTGGCTTTGGAGCGCAGCTCACGCACGGTGGCTCCTGTCTGCCACAGCTCCGAGTCGCGCACTTCTTTCAGCTCCGCTTCCAGGTCTTGGCGGTAGCCAGGGGTAGAGCCACGCTGGATGGTGCGGGCGGCTTCTTTGCCGGAAGCTACACTGTCGTAGAGCTCATTGAGCACGGGCAGGGTGGCTTCGCGGAAGCGACCTTTCCAGTCGAGGGCGCCGCGCTGGGCGGTTACGGAGCAGTTGCTGAACATCCAGTCCATGCCGTTTTCGCCAACTAGGGGCACGAGGCTCTGGGTGAGTTCTTCCACGGTTTCGTTGAAGGCCTCAGAAGGGGAGTGGCCGCGCTGACGCAGCACTTGGTATTGAGCCTCTATGATGCCCGCCAAAGCGCCCATCAGCACGCCCCGCTCGCCGGTGAGGTCGGAGTACACTTCGCGCTTGAAGTCGGTTTCAAACAAGTAGCCCGAGCCTACCCCGATACCGAGGGCAATAGCCTTCTCGTAGGCCTGTCCGGTAGCATCCTGGAACACCGCAAACGACGAGTTCAGGCCACCGCCCGCCACAAACAGGCGGCGCAAGCTGGTGCCGCTACCCTTGGGAGCTACCAATACCACGTCCACATCAGCAGGCGGAACGATGCCGGTTTGGTCGTTGAACGTGATGCCGAAGCCGTGTGAGAAGTACAGCGTTTTGCCGGGCGTGAGTTTGGCTTTCAGCGTAGGCCACACCGCAATCTGGCCGGCATCGGAGAGCAAGTTGGCGATGATGGTGCCGCGCTCCGCTGCTTCTTGAATGTCGAAAAGTGTTTCGCCTTCTACCCAGCCATCGGCTTCCGCCTTGCTCCACGACGCAGAGTCGCGGCGCTGCCCAATGATGACGTTGAAACCGTTGTCGCGCAGGTTCAGCGCCTGGCCGGGACCCTGCACGCCGTAGCCAATCACGGCAATGGTTTCGTCTTTTAGGATAGCGCGAGCTTTCTCTAAAGGAAATTCGTCGCGAGTAACTACGTGCTCTTCTACGCCGCCAAAGTTGATGGTTGCCATGATGTTGGGTATTGGGTTGGAAGATGAATTTGTGTCGGTTTGTTGGCTTTCTGGCCGTCATGCTGAGCGGAGTCGAAGCATCTCTACCTCTGGCTAATCAACAAGCTTAGCAATGACTCAACGAAGTGGTAGAGATGCTTCGACAAGCTCAGCATGACGTTCTTTTTTGCTCACGACGGCAAGCGTTTTTACATCGTGAACACCTTGTCGCGGCTGTTGAGGTAATCGTTTTCACTGACCTCGTGGCTGGGTTCCACTCGCTCAAACTCGCGGAGTTTATGGTGAAAGCCCTGGCTGTTTTTGATGATGGCAATGCGGGCCGAGCGCACAAACTCAATAAGGCCGTAGGGGGCCAAAACGGACAGGAGTTTGTCGGTTTCCTCGCGGTGGCCGGTGGTTTCGAATACCGTATAATCTTTCCGAATCACCACGACGCGGGCGCCATGTTCTCGTAGCAGGCGCTCCACAATCACGCGCTCGGCAATGACGTCAGTGGGAACTTTGTACAGCGCCATTTCCTGCCAGATCACGTCCTCGTTGGTATTGAAGTACACCTTCAGCACCTCGATCTGCTTTTCAATCTGCCGGGCAATTTTGCGTACTACCTCCTCGGTTTCCACCACCACGATGTTGAAGCGGTGGATTCCTTCGATTTCGGAAGGGGAGGTGTTGAGGCTCTCGATGTTGATTTTGCGCCGGGAGAAAATGATGGCAATGCGGTTCAGCAGTCCCACCTGATTCTCGGTGTAGGCCGTGATGTTGTACTCCTGCCGCTCGATGGGTTGCTGGTTCATGTAATTTGCCTCTATCTGAACGTCATGCTGAGCGGAGCCGAAGCATCTCGCGTGCTGACGTTGCAATGCTATTAATTACTCTCTAGCGAGATGCTTCGGCTCCGCTCAGCATGACGTTCTGCTAGGCTTTCAAATCGTTCTACTTCAACCTTATCTCCCCAACCCCACAGCCTTGGGGAACCATGGGGAAGATGTTGTTCTCCTTCGTCACCATGACCTCCAATAGGAAGGAGCCAGGGTGCTCCAGCATTTCGCGGAGAGCGGGTTGTAGCCCGGGGCGTTTATCCACTCGGCGGCCGGCAATGCTGTAGCCGCTGGCCACCATCACGTAATCGGGGCTGGCAATATCCACGAAGGAGTAGCGCCGGTCGTGGAACATCTCCTGCCACTGGCGCACCATGCCCAGGAACTGGTTATTGAGCAGCAGAATCTTCACGTTGGCGCCAGTTTGCATAATCGTGCCCAGCTCCTGGATGGTCATCTGGATTCCGCCGTCGCCGATAACGGCGACTACCGTGCGCTCCGGCGCCCCAAACTTGGCCCCAATGGCGGCGGGTAGGGCGAAGCCCATGGTGCCTAGGCCACCGCTGGTGATGTTGCTGCGCGTGTGGTTGAGCTTGGCGTAGCGGCAGGCTACCATCTGGTGCTGGCCTACGTCGGTCACGATGATGGCCTCGCCCTGGGTCAACTCGTTTAGCTGCTGAATCACCTCGCCCATGGTCAACTCGTCGGAGGTCGGGAAGAGCTCGTCCTGGATGACGGCCGCTATTTCCTCCGCGTCGTGGTCCTGGAAGCGTTGGCGCCACTCGGGGTGCGTGCGGGCTTCGATTAGCTCGGTGAGCAGGGGGAGGGTTTCCTTGCAGTCGCCCCACACCGGCACGGTAGCTTTCACGTTCTTGTCGATTTCCGTGGGGTCTATGTCGAGATGAATGACCTGGGCTTGTTTGGCGTACTTATCTAATCGGCCAGTTACCCGGTCGTCGAAACGCATGCCGATGGCAATGAGCACGTCGCACTCGTTGGTCAGCACGTTGGGGCCGTAGTTGCCGTGCATGCCCAACATACCCACGTTGAGGGGATGGCCGGTTGGCAGCGCGCCAGCACCTAGGATAGTCCAGGCGGCCGGAATACCGCTTTTCTCAATGAACTGCTTGAACTCCTGCTCTGCCTGGCCTAGCAACACGCCCTGGCCCCAGAGCACCAACGGCCGCTTGGCTTGGTTGATGAGGGCGGCAGCCTGCGCCACGTACTCGTGCCGAATAAGTGGCCTAGGCCGATAGCTGCGGATATGGGTGCAGGGTTGGTAGGGCTCGAAGTCAGCCTTCTGAATTTGAGCGTTTTTGGTGATGTCAATCAGCACCGGACCAGGCCTACCGCTGCGCGCGATGTAGAAGGCTTTGGCCAGTACCTCCGGAATCTCACGCGCATCCGTTACCTGGTGGTTCCACTTGGTAACGGGCGTTGTGATATTGATGATGTCGGTTTCCTGAAAGGCATCCGTACCTAACAGGTGCGCGAATACCTGCCCCGTGATGCATACCAGCGGCGTGCTGTCAATCTGGGCGTCGGCTAGGCCAGTCACGAGGTTAGTAGCGCCGGGTCCGCTGGTCGCGAAGACGACGCCCACCTTGCCCGACGAACGCGCATAGCCCTGCGCCGCATGGATGCCGCCCTGCTCGTGGCGCACCAACACGTGATTGAGCTGCTCCTTGAAGTCGTAGAGCGCGTCATAGATCGGGATGATGGCGCCGCCGGGGTAGCCGAATATGGTATCCACGCCCTCCGCCAGCAGCGCGTGCAGCGTGGCCTGCGCGCCCGAAAGTGTCTGGGTGCTAGGCTCTGCCGTGGCTACGGCCGTTTCAGGCGAGGTTGGCACGGGCTGGGGTTGTGGGTTCAAGTACATGGTCTTCCTGGTAATCGGTGATACAGCCGCGGCTCGCGTCGCTGACCGTGCGGATATACTTCAGCAGCACGCCTTGTTGCACGTTGGGCCAGGGCCGCTGCCACTGCTGGCGGCGTAGCTCCAGCAAGGCGTCATCTACCTGCACATCAATGGTGTTGGTGCCGGCGTCCAGCACAATCCAGTCGCCATCTTCCACTAGGGCAATGGTGCCGCCGTCGTAGGCCTCCGGGCAGACGTGTCCGATAACAAAACCGTGGGTGCCGCCTGAAAAGCGGCCATCCGTAATCAGGGCCACTTTGTCGCCTAGGCCGGCCCCAATTATGGCCGAGGTAGGCTTGAGCATCTCGGGCATGCCGGGCCCGCCCTTGGGCCCCACGTAGCGAATCACGACGACCTGGCCGGGCTGAATCTTGCCCTGCGTGATGCCTTCGTTCAGTTCTTCCTCGGAGTTGAACACGATGGCCGGACCTTCAAACCGGAGGCCTTCTTTTCCTGTGATTTTCGCAACGGCGCCCTTCTCGGCCAGATTGCCATACAGAATCTGAATGTGACCATCGGCCTTGATGGGGTTGTCCAGGGGGCGCAGCAAATCCTGCTCGGCGCCGAGAGGCTGCACGTCGGCGAGATTTTCGGCTATGGTTCGGCCTGTTACCGTCAGCAGGTCGCCGTGGAGCAGGCCTAGGTTCAGTAGCGTTTTCATCACGGCCGGCACACCGCCTAGTGCCGAGAGGTCTTCCATCAGGTACTTGCCACTAGGCTTCAGATCAGCCAACACCGGCGTGCGGTTGCTCACGGCCTGGAAGTCCTCCATCGTGAGGTGCACGCCGGCGGCGTGGGCAATGGCAATCAGGTGAAGCACCGCGTTGGTAGAGCCGCCGAGCACGGTAGTCATCACCAGGGCATTTTCGAAGGCCTCGCGCACCAAAATGCCGCGGGGCTTGAGGTCGAGTTCTAGCAGGCGGCGCAGGTAGGAGCCAGCCGTGAGGCACTCCTGCTGCTTCTCCTGGCTAACCGCCGGGGAGGACGAGGAAAACGGGACGCTCATGCCCAGCGTTTCGATGGCCGCCGCCATGGTGTTGGCTGTGTACATGCCCCCACACGCCCCCGGACCCGGACAGGCGTTGTGGATGATGCCCCTGTAATCCTCGTCCGATATCTGTCCCTGCAGCTTCTTGCCGTAGGCCTCAAAGCACGACACAATGTTGAGCTGCTGCCCCTTAAAGGTGCCCCCCTTAATAGTGCCTCCATACACCATCAGGGAAGGCCGGTTCAGGCGCGCCATGGCAATAAGGGCGCCGGGCATATTCTTGTCGCAACCCATCACGCAGGCCAGCGCATCGTAGTTGTGCGCCCCGGCCATAGCTTCAATGGAATCGGCAATTATTTCCCTGGAAACCAGGGAGTAGCGCATGCCC
Proteins encoded in this window:
- the ilvD gene encoding dihydroxy-acid dehydratase gives rise to the protein MALNKYSRIYTQDDSLPASQAMLIGSGLSDADLRKPFVGICSTGFEGNTCNMHLNGLADQVKVGVQEQGLVGLRFNTIGVSDGITNGTAGMRYSLVSREIIADSIEAMAGAHNYDALACVMGCDKNMPGALIAMARLNRPSLMVYGGTIKGGTFKGQQLNIVSCFEAYGKKLQGQISDEDYRGIIHNACPGPGACGGMYTANTMAAAIETLGMSVPFSSSSPAVSQEKQQECLTAGSYLRRLLELDLKPRGILVREAFENALVMTTVLGGSTNAVLHLIAIAHAAGVHLTMEDFQAVSNRTPVLADLKPSGKYLMEDLSALGGVPAVMKTLLNLGLLHGDLLTVTGRTIAENLADVQPLGAEQDLLRPLDNPIKADGHIQILYGNLAEKGAVAKITGKEGLRFEGPAIVFNSEEELNEGITQGKIQPGQVVVIRYVGPKGGPGMPEMLKPTSAIIGAGLGDKVALITDGRFSGGTHGFVIGHVCPEAYDGGTIALVEDGDWIVLDAGTNTIDVQVDDALLELRRQQWQRPWPNVQQGVLLKYIRTVSDASRGCITDYQEDHVLEPTTPARANLA